The following proteins are encoded in a genomic region of Burkholderia pyrrocinia:
- the infA gene encoding translation initiation factor IF-1 produces MAKDDVIQMQGEVIENLPNATFRVKLENGHVVLGHISGKMRMHYIRILPGDKVTVELTPYDLSRARIVFRAK; encoded by the coding sequence ATGGCCAAAGACGATGTAATCCAGATGCAAGGTGAGGTGATCGAAAACCTCCCGAATGCGACCTTCCGTGTGAAGCTGGAAAACGGCCATGTCGTATTGGGGCATATTTCCGGAAAGATGCGGATGCACTACATCCGCATTCTTCCCGGCGACAAGGTGACGGTTGAGTTGACGCCTTACGATCTGTCGCGTGCGCGGATCGTGTTCCGGGCGAAGTGA
- the rpmJ gene encoding 50S ribosomal protein L36 — MKVMASVKRICRNCKIIKRKGVVRVICSSDPRHKQRQG, encoded by the coding sequence ATGAAAGTGATGGCATCGGTTAAGCGCATTTGCCGCAATTGCAAGATCATCAAGCGCAAGGGCGTCGTTCGCGTGATCTGCAGCTCGGATCCGCGCCACAAGCAGCGCCAAGGCTGA
- the rpsM gene encoding 30S ribosomal protein S13, with protein sequence MARIAGVNIPNHQHTEIGLTAIFGVGRTRSRSICAAAGVEFSKKVKDLTDADLEKLREEVGKFVVEGDLRREVTMNIKRLMDLGCYRGVRHRKGLPMRGQRTRTNARTRKGPRRAAQALKK encoded by the coding sequence ATGGCTCGTATCGCAGGGGTTAACATCCCGAATCACCAGCATACCGAGATTGGCCTGACGGCAATCTTCGGTGTCGGCCGCACGCGCTCGCGCAGCATCTGCGCGGCAGCTGGCGTGGAATTCTCGAAGAAGGTCAAGGACCTGACCGACGCAGATCTCGAAAAGCTGCGTGAAGAAGTGGGCAAGTTTGTCGTCGAAGGCGATCTGCGCCGTGAAGTGACGATGAACATCAAGCGCCTGATGGACCTCGGTTGCTACCGTGGCGTCCGTCATCGCAAGGGCCTGCCGATGCGCGGTCAGCGTACGCGTACGAACGCACGCACCCGCAAGGGCCCGCGTCGTGCAGCGCAAGCGCTGAAGAAGTAA
- the rpsK gene encoding 30S ribosomal protein S11, with product MAKASNTAAQRVRKKVKKNVAEGVVHVHASFNNTIITITDRQGNALAWATSGGQGFKGSRKSTPFAAQVAAESAGRVAMEYGVKNLEVRIKGPGPGRESAVRALHGLGIKITAISDVTPIPHNGCRPPKRRRI from the coding sequence ATGGCTAAGGCTTCGAATACCGCGGCGCAACGCGTTCGCAAGAAGGTTAAGAAGAACGTCGCTGAAGGCGTGGTTCACGTTCACGCGTCGTTCAACAACACGATCATCACGATCACCGATCGCCAAGGCAACGCACTGGCATGGGCGACGTCGGGCGGCCAGGGCTTCAAGGGCTCGCGCAAATCGACGCCGTTCGCTGCCCAGGTCGCAGCCGAGTCGGCTGGCCGCGTCGCGATGGAATACGGCGTGAAGAATCTGGAAGTGCGGATCAAGGGCCCGGGCCCGGGTCGCGAGTCGGCAGTGCGCGCACTGCACGGCCTCGGCATCAAGATCACCGCGATTTCGGACGTCACCCCGATTCCGCACAACGGCTGCCGCCCGCCGAAGCGTCGTCGTATCTAA
- the rpsD gene encoding 30S ribosomal protein S4, which produces MARYIGPKAKLSRREGTDLFLKSARRSLADKCKLDSKPGQHGRTSGARTSDYGTQLREKQKVKRIYGVLERQFRRYFAEADRRKGNTGENLLQLLESRLDNVVYRMGFGSTRAEARQLVSHKSISVNGVVANVPSQQVKAGDVVSIREKAKKQARIVEALSLAEQGGMPSWVAVDAKKFEGTFKQMPERVDIAGDINESLIVELYSR; this is translated from the coding sequence GTGGCACGTTATATCGGCCCCAAAGCCAAGCTGTCCCGCCGTGAAGGCACCGACCTGTTCCTGAAGAGCGCACGCCGCTCGCTCGCCGACAAGTGCAAGCTCGACAGCAAGCCGGGTCAGCACGGCCGTACCTCGGGCGCACGTACGTCCGACTACGGTACGCAGCTGCGCGAAAAGCAGAAGGTCAAGCGCATTTACGGCGTGCTGGAGCGTCAGTTCCGCCGCTACTTCGCTGAAGCCGACCGCCGCAAGGGCAACACGGGTGAAAACCTGCTGCAACTGCTCGAGTCGCGCCTCGACAACGTCGTGTATCGCATGGGCTTCGGCTCGACCCGCGCTGAAGCGCGTCAGCTCGTGAGCCACAAGTCGATCTCCGTGAACGGCGTCGTCGCGAACGTCCCGTCGCAGCAAGTGAAGGCGGGTGACGTCGTCTCGATCCGCGAAAAGGCGAAGAAGCAGGCGCGTATCGTCGAAGCGCTGTCGCTGGCCGAGCAAGGCGGCATGCCGAGCTGGGTTGCAGTCGATGCGAAGAAGTTCGAAGGCACGTTCAAGCAAATGCCGGAACGCGTTGACATCGCAGGCGACATCAACGAAAGCCTGATCGTCGAATTGTATTCGCGTTAA
- a CDS encoding DNA-directed RNA polymerase subunit alpha yields the protein MQTSLLKPKIIAVESLGENHARVVMEPFERGYGHTLGNALRRVLLSSMVGYAPTEVTIAGVVHEYSTLDGVQEDVVNLLLNLKGVVFKLHNRDEVTVTLRKEGEGLVTAGDIELAHDCEVINPNHVIAHLSKGGKLDVQIKIEKGRGYVPGNVRRYGEDTAKIIGRIVLDASFSPVRRVSYAVESARVEQRTDLDKLVMNIETSGVITPEEAIRQSARILVDQLSVFAALEGTETAAEAPSRAPQIDPILLRPVDDLELTVRSANCLKAENIYYIGDLIQRTENELLKTPNLGRKSLNEIKEVLASRGLTLGMKLENWPPAGLDK from the coding sequence ATGCAAACCAGTTTGCTGAAACCCAAGATCATCGCCGTGGAATCGCTGGGCGAGAACCACGCGAGGGTGGTCATGGAACCGTTCGAACGCGGTTACGGCCATACCTTGGGCAATGCGCTTCGCCGCGTGCTGCTGTCGTCGATGGTTGGCTACGCGCCGACCGAAGTCACGATCGCGGGCGTGGTGCACGAGTACTCGACGCTTGATGGCGTGCAAGAGGACGTCGTCAACCTGCTGCTGAACCTGAAGGGCGTGGTGTTCAAGCTGCATAACCGCGACGAAGTGACGGTTACGCTGCGCAAGGAAGGTGAAGGTCTCGTCACGGCCGGCGATATCGAGCTGGCTCACGATTGCGAAGTCATCAACCCGAATCACGTGATTGCGCACCTGTCGAAGGGCGGCAAGCTCGACGTTCAGATCAAGATCGAAAAGGGTCGCGGCTATGTGCCCGGCAACGTCCGTCGCTACGGTGAAGACACGGCCAAGATCATCGGCCGCATCGTCCTCGACGCATCGTTCTCGCCGGTTCGCCGCGTGAGCTACGCTGTCGAAAGCGCACGTGTCGAGCAGCGTACCGACCTCGACAAGCTCGTGATGAACATCGAGACGAGCGGCGTGATCACGCCGGAAGAAGCGATCCGTCAATCGGCTCGCATTCTGGTCGACCAGCTGTCCGTGTTCGCGGCGCTGGAAGGCACGGAAACGGCTGCCGAGGCTCCGTCGCGTGCACCGCAGATCGACCCGATCCTGCTGCGTCCGGTGGACGATCTCGAGCTGACGGTTCGTTCCGCGAACTGCCTGAAGGCCGAGAACATCTACTACATCGGCGACCTGATCCAGCGCACGGAAAACGAGCTGCTGAAGACGCCGAACCTCGGTCGCAAGTCGCTCAACGAGATCAAGGAAGTGCTCGCTTCGCGCGGTCTCACGCTGGGCATGAAGCTCGAGAACTGGCCGCCGGCTGGTCTCGACAAGTAA
- the rplQ gene encoding 50S ribosomal protein L17, with translation MRHRHGLRKLNRTSSHRLAMLRNMSNSLIEHEVIKTTLPKAKELRKVVEPLITLGKKPSLANRRLAFNRLRDRDSVAKLFDVLGPRFANRPGGYLRVLKFGFRVGDNAPMALVELLDRPEVDETENVQEAE, from the coding sequence ATGCGCCATCGTCATGGTCTGCGGAAACTGAACCGCACGAGCAGCCACCGTCTGGCTATGCTCCGTAACATGTCCAACTCGCTGATCGAGCACGAAGTCATCAAGACGACGCTGCCGAAGGCGAAGGAACTCCGTAAAGTCGTCGAGCCGCTGATCACGCTCGGCAAGAAGCCGTCGCTGGCAAACCGTCGCCTGGCGTTCAACCGCCTGCGCGATCGTGACTCGGTGGCGAAGCTGTTCGACGTGCTCGGTCCGCGTTTCGCGAACCGTCCGGGCGGCTACCTGCGCGTGCTGAAGTTCGGCTTCCGCGTGGGCGACAACGCACCGATGGCACTGGTCGAGCTGCTCGATCGTCCGGAAGTCGACGAAACGGAAAACGTGCAAGAAGCTGAATAA
- the cutA gene encoding divalent-cation tolerance protein CutA translates to MIVVLMLTTVPDAATATALSDGALDARLAACVSELGAIKSRYHWQGKVETADEIQLLFKTSPVRALELERFILAHHPYETPEIVSWQSTASAAYGQWVTSETQRLFHV, encoded by the coding sequence ATGATAGTGGTGCTGATGCTGACGACGGTGCCCGATGCGGCGACGGCTACGGCGCTTTCCGACGGCGCGCTCGACGCGCGGCTTGCCGCATGCGTGTCGGAGCTCGGTGCGATCAAGTCGCGCTATCACTGGCAGGGCAAGGTCGAAACGGCCGACGAGATCCAGTTGCTGTTCAAGACGAGCCCCGTGCGGGCGCTCGAACTGGAGCGATTTATTCTCGCGCATCATCCTTACGAGACGCCCGAAATCGTCTCATGGCAGTCGACGGCGTCGGCCGCGTACGGTCAGTGGGTGACCAGCGAAACTCAACGTCTATTTCATGTTTAA